A window of the Vigna angularis cultivar LongXiaoDou No.4 chromosome 3, ASM1680809v1, whole genome shotgun sequence genome harbors these coding sequences:
- the LOC108318857 gene encoding albumin-2 produces the protein CRRGQRFFTSQERERRASRGFRLREWRSHGGPAALEASDGSGERGENDQGKETKYEVYFFAKNMYVRLHYTPGGTDDKILTSLRLISSGFPSLAGTPFAEPGIDCSFDTEASEAYVFSGNLCAYIDYAPGTTNDKILAGPTTIAQMFPVLKNTVFADGIDSAFRSTEGKEVYLFKGNKYVRIAYDSKQLVGNIRNISDGFPVLYGTIFESGIDACFASHVESEAYLFKGDKYVRIKFTPGQTDDTLVGDVTPILDGWPVLRGILPVS, from the exons TGTAGACGTGGCCAGCGCTTCTTCACAAGTCAGGAGAGAGAACGGAGAGCTTCCAGAGGGTTCCGTCTCAGAGAGTGGCGATCTCACGGTGGTCCGGCAGCCTTAGAGGCTTCAGATGGCAGTGGTGAAAGAGGAGAAAATGATCAGGGCAAAGAGACAA AATATGAAGTGTATTTCTTCGCCAAGAACATGTACGTGCGGTTGCATTACACTCCCGGAGGAACTGATGACAAGATTTTGACCAGTCTGCGTTTGATTAGTAGTGGTTTTCCATCACTTGCAGGAACGCCATTTGCAGAACCTGGAATAGACTGTTCCTTTGACACTGAAGCGAGTGAAGCATATGTGTTCTCCGGCAACCTCTGTGCCTACATAGACTACGCTCCAGGTACAACAAATGACAAGATACTCGCAGGTCCTACAACAATTGCTCAAATGTTTCCTGTCCTAAAAAACACGGTGTTTGCTGATGGCATAGACTCTGCATTTAGATCAacagaaggaaaagaagtttaCTTATTCAAGGGCAATAAGTATGTTCGAATAGCCTATGATTCGAAGCAGCTTGTTGGCAACATTCGCAACATCAGTGATGGGTTTCCTGTTCTGTATGGTACCATCTTTGAAAGTGGAATTGATGCGTGTTTTGCTTCTCACGTGGAGTCTGAAGCTTACCTTTTCAAAGGAGACAAGTATGTGCGTATCAAATTCACTCCAGGTCAAACAGATGACACTCTTGTCGGTGATGTCACGCCTATCCTTGATGGTTGGCCCGTTCTTAGAGGCATTTTGCCTGTCAGCTAA
- the LOC108325759 gene encoding albumin-2 translates to MSNPPYINAAFRSSREYEVYFFAKNKYVRLFYTPGSTDDKILTNLRSISSGFPSLAGTTFAEPGIDCSFDTEGTEAYVFSGNLCAYIDYAPATTNDKILVGPTTIAEMFPALRNTVFADGIDSAFRSTRGNEVYLFKDNKYVRLDYDSKQVDNIRDITDGFPVLNGTIFESGIDACFASHEESEAYLFKGDKYVRIIFTPGKTDDTLVGDVMPILDGWPVLRGILPVS, encoded by the coding sequence ATGTCAAACCCTCCTTACATCAATGCTGCATTTCGTTCATCAAGAGAATATGAAGTGTATTTCTTCGCCAAGAACAAGTATGTGAGGTTGTTTTACACTCCCGGAAGCACTGATGACAAGATTTTAACTAATCTGCGCTCGATTAGTAGTGGTTTTCCATCACTTGCAGGAACAACATTTGCAGAACCTGGAATAGACTGTTCCTTTGACACTGAAGGGACTGAAGCATATGTGTTCTCCGGCAACCTCTGTGCCTACATAGACTATGCTCCAGCTACAACAAATGACAAGATACTCGTAGGTCCTACCACAATTGCTGAAATGTTTCCTGCCCTCAGAAACACGGTGTTTGCCGATGGCATAGACTCTGCATTTAGATCCACCAGAGGAAATGAAGTTTACTTATTCAAGGACAATAAGTATGTTCGCTTAGACTATGATTCGAAGCAGGTTGACAACATTAGAGACATCACTGATGGGTTTCCTGTTCTGAATGGTACCATTTTTGAAAGTGGAATTGATGCGTGTTTTGCCTCTCATGAGGAGTCTGAAGCTTACCTTTTCAAAGGAGACAAGTATGTGCGAATCATTTTCACTCCAGGTAAAACTGATGACACTCTTGTCGGTGATGTCATGCCTATCCTTGATGGTTGGCCAGTTCTTAGAGGCATTTTGCCTGTGAGCTAA